The Drosophila sechellia strain sech25 chromosome 2R, ASM438219v1, whole genome shotgun sequence nucleotide sequence TGCGCTTAATTTGTTCtcttttatttgcttttcataCATTAACAAGTAACATTGTtgctgaaatttatttttagcttcaattaaaaacacaatattttatttaccttCGCAACACAAtgatatttttgatatatactaattttaataatttttcgtAATATGCATATGTGGTTTACAAAAACATGCTGGCACTATATATGCCatcacaaataaacaaaaaaaatatatatatatatttgttgttgtaaGTACAGTGGAATgcattaaaaacaaaagtttCTTTAATActtaacaaaaatatattgccAGTAGACGGATTGTGTTTGCTTGCTGTTAAAAATACAGAGtagaaaatgaataaaataaataaatatgtttttttgttCGCATTTTGAAGAGAATATCCTCGTCCCCCGACTTCTCTGTGTAAAAATTAGAGTTACGAAGTTACAATTGGTATTTCGTTTTCATTAACTATTGCTGTTCACAGTACACACGTATGCATATGTCGATCTTTTGCTGTCGCCTTTAAAAACCATGCTCTGCTCTCTAAtactaacacacacacattttacATTAGAGTTTATATATGCTTAGATATTATAGATTGATTCACTTGAAATATATACTCCCATACTCGGCCTCCTACGCCGCACACCGTTCCTGCCTAGTAAAATGAACATGAAATTTCTCCATTGTAGTGTTAAacctttaaaaattatatatttttatatctgATGCACGTATTGTTAGCTTAAAAAGTTCTTGTTGCATTCTCGCGGGATCGATATCCCTAAGTTTCGTGGTGAAAAGTCTTGCATTGAGTTATGAAATGGTTTATCTTTTGCTTGCATAAAGTTCGCCTGGCTGCCTAGGTGCTTAAATAGTAAAGTAATCGTTTAGTGTAATACTTGCAACTTGTgacagtttttgttttgttttgcttcggctattgcttttgcctttgctttttatataataaatattcttTGCTTTTGAAAGTTTTGTGTCTGTTGTTGAGAAAGGATTATATagattgtatattatgaaatTTATATTCTTGGAatcgtttttaattttcttagTTGCTctgctttttgttgttgctgtgtggCTCATTGTTGTTGTCTGTTGTTTTTTCTAATTCgttattttaattagttcAATGGAAGGCAAAACATGTGCTGCAGTagacttttattattatttgcttgCATTTGATTATTATGAATGTTATTGTTACCATTATGATgaagttgttgctgctgttgctgctggtgttgatgctgctgatgttgctgcagctgctgatgttgctgctgctgctgctgatgttgtgaGTATGCTGAATGGGGTtgatattgctgctgctgctggcgataatgttgctgctggctgagATTGTTATTGCTGCTACCTGATCCCCCAGCTCCCGCTGCGCTGTTTAAATGCAGGAGACTCAAATCGTCAGCCACGGAATCGTAATCACTGGAATCCTCGCCGTAGAGCTAAGAAGAAAGGCACTTATTACATTAAAACCGGATATATACTTAAGTGGATCACTTACCCGCATGTTATACGGATGTAAGTCGCACATTTCGTGGTGTCAGACGCAATCCTCCAGGGACATCAGCAAGGGGTTCACATACTCAAAGCCCTCGAATTCGGATTGATCGATATTGTCAATGACATGACTGAGAGTTATAGAAAATCATTGTGAATTAGCCATCTCAGAAGGTGAAAGTCATTCGAATAGATAGATAAAAGTTAGGGCCATCTTGGATCTCAACTTACTCATCATCCGGGGTCAACTGTACGGCCTCGCCGGTGAACTCGGGCGGGAAATTGGCCAGGTCGCGATCTGAGTCTAAGCGTGGCTTGAATGGTGGCGTGACCTGTTTGCGCTCAAGCTGCGTGATGTAGGGTGTGCATGAGGATAGTAGAAATTATAATCTATTAGGAAAAACTCCCAGCCAATGGGcaaacataaaacatttttctccATTATGTCGGTGCGGCTTGAGCATGATTATGACGATGGTAAAATTCacttcggattcggattcatTAAAGACAGATAGAGAGGATTAATGGATGATATAATGCGGCTGATCGATAGGAACATTTACCTGCCGTTAGTCTGGACGCTAAGCTAAGATCTTTTACGGGGATTTATCTCATGCAAGGAATACGAAAAGAACTAGCACAACTTGCCGTCTTTTGGATTTGGGGGGAACTCGGTATGACTTACGGATCATCTGGCGTTAGTACAGCCGGTTCTTGGGTAAATTGCACATCAAAGTTGCTTGTCACATAGGGATCTCCCGTGTCTATGTTCGGTATATAAGGCGGTTGCACCTCCTTTTGAGCTATCTTTAACGCGCAATCAATCGTATACGTAATAATAGATATCATTAATATCCAAGGTAATAAAGAAAATGCTCGGTATTGATTGCCCCAACTTGATACCAACAatcaaaagtaaataaaacgaGTAACTTTAGACCTGACCTATGTGGAAACGATGGTCTCAATAAAATGTCGAGACAAGTCTAATCTTTTTAGAATGTAACCCATAGGTTTGCTTCACATTCTATTACCTTCTCTACAAATACCTATTACTATTTGTTCCTCTTACCCTGACTCATTATCATAATCACAAACAAGTTCACCAGGACACACAGAGCTAATATGAAGACAACCGCCCTTCGACTCACCAATTCCCAATCCATATTCTTAAAGAAGGGATGGCTGACGATATCCATGAACGCGGACTCCCGATGGCAGCCCAAACGGTCAGCGGGATTCTTGTTGAGGAAACCTTTTAAGACAGAGGCCGCACGAACGCTCAGCGAGCGTGGTATACGAATCGTCTTCTCCAGGATCACTTGGAACAGATAGTCCTCAGTGTTCTGCGCAAAAAACACCAATAAATTAGAATTTTtcagaataaataaatatgataaCTACCTGATCGGGATTCTCTGAGGCTCCTGCCAGATCGAACGGACTACGGCCTGCCAACATCTCGTAGAGCAAGACGCCTAGTGCCCACCAGTCCACCGAGAAGCCATAGTCCTCGCCCCTCAGGATCTCAGGGGCAATGTAGTTGGGTGTACCGCAGAACGTGGAGGTGGTGTCCCCAGGTCGAATGCCCTCCTTACACATGCCGTAATCCGTAAGCTTGATGTGGCCCTCGTGATCCAGCAGCACGTTGTCCAGCTTCAGATCGCGATAAATGATGCCCTTCTCGTGAAGGAAATTCAGCGCCAGACTAATCTCGGCTGCATAGAAACGGGCGTGCTCCTCGGGCAGCCGCCGTTGCCGCTGCATGTGGTACATCAAATCGCCACCGCGCACAAACTCGATGACAAAGAAGAGCCGCGAGGGCGTCTGGAAGCACGAGTGCAATCCGACCAGGAACGGGTGGTTCGAGGCCGTCTCGAACACATGCTTCTCCGTTTGCACCCAGTCGATGTCCTCGTCGTCGGTGACCAGCGCCTTCTTGATCACCTTCATGGCATAGATGCGCCGTGTGCGTCGTAGCTCCACCATTAGCACCTTGGCGTAGCTGCCGCGTCCGATGACCCGTATCAGCTCGAAGTCGTTCAGCGAATACTGGCGCTGAGTGCCCGGCTCCAATGGATCCTCCGGTGGCGGTGGCGCCACTATGTGCGCATGGTCGTGCGTCTCGCAGGCTTCGGCTCCGCCGCTCATCGCTTCGTAGGGAAGTGGCGGCAAAGGCACCGGTATAGGGTCACTTGACTCCTCCGCCCGCTCTTTGACCAGCGGCTCCGGCTGGTCGGTGCAGTGCTTCTGCACAAGCTTATGGCACTTCTTGTGCACCAACAGCTTGCACTGGATGCACTTGAAACCCTGACGGCCCAAACCCCAGATTCGATCCTGGCAGTAGGCACAGAAAGCACGCTGGAACGAAAGATTGTATTAAATGCTAAGTTTTAAGAATTTTAACCGTATAGGAGCACTTACCCGGTTGAAACGCTTGGCCTGGAAGATGTGTCCGTTGACGCGGTACAACTTCCGCCAGCGTCGAGCACCGCGTCGATAGATGCTGCCTGAAAAGTAAAATTGTTTCAATAAATTGAATAGGCCGAAAGTTTCCTTTCTTTTCACTTTTGACAACAGCACTTGTCAAATATGTGCTAGTGTCAACTTAGAGAAAGCGATTACATGTGCAACGAAAGCGATATCAGATACCATAGTTATCTGactgaaatttaaattaacttttaaaaacCCAAAACATTTAACGCTTTTTAAGAAAGTGCGCGTTTTTAAAATCAAAGTACTGGCCGTGAAAAGTGGCATAATGAGTCAAACGATCGATGAATCAATAGCAAGTGGTAATCTTTAgtcgttttatttatattgcaAAGTTCGCTGTTCGAGCAGTTATCGTttgaattaaatatatttaaaatcagTTACTTTAGCAAATACTTACGGTCTTCGCCATCGCAAGACAATCCCGGCGCTTGAGGAACATTGGGGAATACTGAAAGACAAGGAAGAATGCGTTCATTAGCCACTTTACTCCacttatattattaatttatattttgaaacATCAAATAAACATTCAATATTGGTCACGTCAGCCAGTTGTGGTAATGGCAGTACATGCTTACGGCAGGCTAGTTTACCCATGGGGTTAATATCTTTTCTGCCGCTGGTCGCTTATCAATTTAATGGGGATTTTGCTATgcgattttcgatttttacTTATAAACGGATTCTTGCCGAGCCACATGGACGTGTTGTACTGCGCCGAGAGGCCTGTTAACATGTCAGCACCCACTCCTCGACTGAACCAATCCGATTTCCAAACACTGGTAGTTCCTTATCTCAGTGCCACGCACCATATAGAGAGTATAATGGAGCGGGAGTGGGAGATACTGGACTGACTACTGAAGTAACCCGAGagatacacatacatatacagtTATGACTGGAGCACGGGGGAGATACTTCGCTCTTTTCCGAGTAATGTTAATTAAGCTTTTCCGGCAGACCACCAGCCATCAATTGAGACCAATTGTTCAGCTATCAGATAGATTCTCCGCCAACAATCGCTCATCGCTCATtcataattcaattaaaatgtcgTCCCAGGGAGCCTAGGGTTCAATAAATTCTCGCCTGTCCGTCTGCAAGGTTAATATTCAGATAGATTCTCACACATGTCCGCACATTGCCTCATGCCTTGCATTGACCTAGAATTTTAGTTTTCTCTTTCCCAACTAGTGTTTTGCTTATCAATTGTGATAGGACCCACAACGTTTGTTTGAACTGCGCTCttgtttttgctatttttgttTAGCCGGTTCTTATTTATATGCCGTGTAAATGCCTTGCTGGTCAGATAAGGCGGCCACAATTCATAGAGTGAGTAGGGCCATGGGGAAGCACAGTTAAAAACAATCGCCGCGATATGCAATATTAGTCATAAGGCTGGGGGAGGAGGAGAGGCTAAACAATCTGAAGGTCGCAGCGGAAGGGTGCTATTATTGTTTGGTATCAGGTATCAGAGATCgcacaaaatatattatcaaAAAGTCCATTTTTGGCCATGAGTTGAGTTGGTTAGGAAACTTGCTTTAAAAAGCTTCTCAGTTTGGTGTTTTTAAGTATTCACTTTACACTAAGTcagaaaattgaaattagCATTAATGAGTTGCACCCGTAGTTGATCTACATGGAATCCGCATTGATTAATTGGCAATTTAAATGAGACTCTTCACTAACACGATGCTCCGCCGCTCATAAAAGTGGCCGTTTGTGTGCTGTATATTTGGGCCGCCTCGCAGAAGCCACTCCAGATGATCATTTTTGTGATGCTCGTTTGTTGGGTGGGTGGTGTGGTGTGGAAGGGTGCCGATTCGGATGAGTGGCCAGTTCAGGGGTCACTGGAGCCCAGTTGAAGCACTTGAGATACGCTCTCGAAAACGCGCGAAGCGTCGTCACGCCGCGACTTTCAGCTACGAACTGAGTTCGCGACTTTTCAGACCAAGAAGCATGGgcaaaaaactaaaagaatCAACTGAGAATCAACCGAGGAGTAGAAAAACCGAGAACCAGAaccaaaccgaaaccaaaaccaaaagccACAACAAAAGAACAATAAAAGCAAGTGCCTCAAGTGGCCGATGAATTGTCACCGATTGGGAGCAAGTGAGAGCGCGACGAATGGCTTCGCCGATAAGATCGGACTGGTAATTCCATAAAATTAAGTACAACGCTGGCAGTGGAAAATCAATAGTTTattgcaaataataaatatggaTAAGCACCAATTTATGGCACTTTATTCGTAGTGTTTCTGTAAGCCCAGGAGTTTTGAAAGCCATAAAGGCAGAAGCTTCCCGGTACACAGGATTTGAACTAAAGCcaaaatttgccaaaataaCATAAGCCATAAATAATAGTTTAATGTTTCTCTGCAGTGACTTTGCAAatgttttggttttaattaagATTCGACATTCCAATAATGGCTTCTGTGCCATTTTTAGTTGCCAGAAACACGCATAACTAAATGGAAAGTAATACTATTATATTAAGTTGAacttaaaaatcaaataagaaataatcaaaacaaGAAGTTATATCTTAACTTAATACCTTAGCATAAGAACCTACATATAAATGGTACTTAAAgaattataataaaacaaataacaacgAACTTAAATAGCATTCTGAGTATTGTTTAACTCTCCCAACAAGATGCCGATTCCATTTACCTGTCGCATAGGCCGGCTCGATCTCCTCCTCCGATTGAAGCTGGTGCTGTGACATCTGCTGCGAGgacgctgccacgcccatcgGCACAGTGGGTATGGGCACGGGAATGGGCAAACGCTCGTAGTGGATGCACTCGTGATGAtactgctgatgatgatggccaTGTCCATTGTGGATCGTGCCCAGGACACTGCTCCTTCCCCCGATGCTTCCGCCCGCGATGCTACCGCCACCGCATCCGTTAAGACCACTTCCAGCACTGCCGCTGTGGTGACTGCGATGGTAGTCCATCAGCATGCCCGGCATGCCCACCGCCATGGAGGCACTGCTCATGGTGCCCGGtactcctccgccgccgccgccgctgctgccaccgcccGAGTCATCCGTCGTGGTGGTGTTTGTATTGTGACATCTGCTCGAGCACCTGCCCAGCGATCCGCTGCCGGCGCTGTGGTGACCCAAGCTGCCCATATGGCCCGGATGACCCATGACCAGCATGCCGCCCATGATGGATCCGCCGCAGCCCTGACTGGAATCCGATCCGGAGTCGTGACCCTGGCACACGGCACCCGCCGATCCCGGACGACTGAGCGACGTATGTGGCGGAGTCACCGATGCCGTCGTCTGCATATAATGATGAGTATACGGGTGCGGATGCGGCACATCGTAGTCTCCGGTGTCGATGTGTCCGGCCGACATCATGCCAATGCTGCCCGTACTTCCTGTGcccacgcccactcccacGCCGCCCTGCAAACAGCCCAGCGATCCATGGGCACTGCCATGATGACTGTGACTGTGGTGGCTGCCATGGTGACTCCCGTGGGCACTGCCACTCCGGCTGTGCATCGATACGCCACGGGTCAGCGTGTTGTTCGCCGACTGAATGGAACTGACCACCGCTCCGCGGCACATGATGTCCGACAGCTGGTTGGCCTGAATGTCAAAGTACTTGGACTGGATTATGTTCGAAATCGGAATGGGATGAGAACAGAATGGATAACCAGGTCAGTGATAGGGGTTTAAGCCAGAATTTTGGTTTGAACTCAGCTTGAAGTTGAATCAATGATCGGGTATTAAGAAGTGTTGTATCCAAGCCATGACATTTGATGGGATACAATTACAAATATGACTAAGCCATCGGAATTATAAAAGTATCAAGTTGGACTTGGATACTCATTGAAATACCCCAATAACTCCATTTGTTTTCTTCAAGCTGAGTTCTGGATGAAGATGTAAGCTCCAATGATCCGAATACCTGTGGACTGTCCAGCTGGTCGAGCGATTGTCTCCGAGCGGCGTAATCCAGGTGAGTCATTAGTTGCTGCGCCGCTGGGCAATTTTTATTGGAGTGCAGGTGCTGCTGCGAGGACGTGAGCATCGGCGGAGGTGGCGGCGTAATGGAGCCGCACGGAGATCCCGGACAGGGACTCGAGCAGCGGGAACGACAGGTGGGGCTGTAGCACAAGTTGCCACTGCCCTGCTGATTGGCCGACGGTGTGCTGGGGCAGGTCTGcgattgctgttgctgctgcgtttgctgctgctgctggtgctgttgCGGCAGGCAgggctgctcctcctcctcctcctgctgcacTATGTTGACCGGAAGTGGTGCACATTGCGTCAGGCGGCGCGGCGATCGTCCACGATCCACAGTCGTGGCGGACCAATAGCCCCAGGCCATTTTGGTTTAGTTGAACAATTTTTCACTTCGCGTCGCGCTTACTGCGTTTAAGTTCACTAAGCTATCGCTTCGTTTGGTTTTGATTTTGCTCGAATTTGATTTTGCTTATTTGCTAAGTTCGTTTGCACTGGACTTGATTCTGCGATTAATTAACACAAGATTAAATTAGCTTACGCACTGTAAAATGCAAGTGGAACTAGTAAGGCAAAATTGAAAGTTGTACTCCAAATTGAGTTTCTTATGTGCGTTGCTTCAAGGTCATTACAAGATAAGTAGCATTggtttgtaatatttaataagtATTTGTTTTTCGCATAGAATTCGTTATAACTCAATCTTTCTTTCACTTCAACTTGATTTACTCCATTGCCAGCGTTGCTTGACAAAGTGCCACCAATATTTCTACTTAGCATAACCCCCCTCTTAAGTGGAGCGTATAAAAAATTGGATACAGTGGGGAGAAACTCGCAGCGGGGGGAGCGGAGAAAGTAAATCGCGAAGGAAAGCGGAACAAGGTCCCAGTTGCAATTACAGTTACATGGCGCACCAAACTATGCAATGCAAAGTTTCAAAGCCAAACGACAGGCGGCGTATCCCCCACTCCGCCCACTTCGCTGATCTCGCAGTTCGTAATGATtgattaaaagaaaaactcaGACACACACAAGGATATGGCCATGAGAAGGACGTTGGGCGGTGGAAGAGGTTATATCGGATAGGGACGAGGGGAGGTGGGCGTTTGGCTATGGGCGTGGCCGGTTGCAGAC carries:
- the LOC6609235 gene encoding atypical protein kinase C isoform X8 produces the protein MIIWSGFCEAAQIYSTQTATFMSGGASLFPNVPQAPGLSCDGEDRSIYRRGARRWRKLYRVNGHIFQAKRFNRRAFCAYCQDRIWGLGRQGFKCIQCKLLVHKKCHKLVQKHCTDQPEPLVKERAEESSDPIPVPLPPLPYEAMSGGAEACETHDHAHIVAPPPPEDPLEPGTQRQYSLNDFELIRVIGRGSYAKVLMVELRRTRRIYAMKVIKKALVTDDEDIDWVQTEKHVFETASNHPFLVGLHSCFQTPSRLFFVIEFVRGGDLMYHMQRQRRLPEEHARFYAAEISLALNFLHEKGIIYRDLKLDNVLLDHEGHIKLTDYGMCKEGIRPGDTTSTFCGTPNYIAPEILRGEDYGFSVDWWALGVLLYEMLAGRSPFDLAGASENPDQNTEDYLFQVILEKTIRIPRSLSVRAASVLKGFLNKNPADRLGCHRESAFMDIVSHPFFKNMDWELLERKQVTPPFKPRLDSDRDLANFPPEFTGEAVQLTPDDDHVIDNIDQSEFEGFEYVNPLLMSLEDCV
- the LOC6609235 gene encoding atypical protein kinase C isoform X9; its protein translation is MLTGLSAQYNTSMWLGKNPFIIFPNVPQAPGLSCDGEDRSIYRRGARRWRKLYRVNGHIFQAKRFNRRAFCAYCQDRIWGLGRQGFKCIQCKLLVHKKCHKLVQKHCTDQPEPLVKERAEESSDPIPVPLPPLPYEAMSGGAEACETHDHAHIVAPPPPEDPLEPGTQRQYSLNDFELIRVIGRGSYAKVLMVELRRTRRIYAMKVIKKALVTDDEDIDWVQTEKHVFETASNHPFLVGLHSCFQTPSRLFFVIEFVRGGDLMYHMQRQRRLPEEHARFYAAEISLALNFLHEKGIIYRDLKLDNVLLDHEGHIKLTDYGMCKEGIRPGDTTSTFCGTPNYIAPEILRGEDYGFSVDWWALGVLLYEMLAGRSPFDLAGASENPDQNTEDYLFQVILEKTIRIPRSLSVRAASVLKGFLNKNPADRLGCHRESAFMDIVSHPFFKNMDWELLERKQVTPPFKPRLDSDRDLANFPPEFTGEAVQLTPDDDHVIDNIDQSEFEGFEYVNPLLMSLEDCV
- the LOC6609235 gene encoding atypical protein kinase C isoform X7, with amino-acid sequence MIIWSGFCEAAQIYSTQTATFMSGGASLFPNVPQAPGLSCDGEDRSIYRRGARRWRKLYRVNGHIFQAKRFNRRAFCAYCQDRIWGLGRQGFKCIQCKLLVHKKCHKLVQKHCTDQPEPLVKERAEESSDPIPVPLPPLPYEAMSGGAEACETHDHAHIVAPPPPEDPLEPGTQRQYSLNDFELIRVIGRGSYAKVLMVELRRTRRIYAMKVIKKALVTDDEDIDWVQTEKHVFETASNHPFLVGLHSCFQTPSRLFFVIEFVRGGDLMYHMQRQRRLPEEHARFYAAEISLALNFLHEKGIIYRDLKLDNVLLDHEGHIKLTDYGMCKEGIRPGDTTSTFCGTPNYIAPEILRGEDYGFSVDWWALGVLLYEMLAGRSPFDLAGASENPDQNTEDYLFQVILEKTIRIPRSLSVRAASVLKGFLNKNPADRLGCHRESAFMDIVSHPFFKNMDWELIAQKEVQPPYIPNIDTGDPYVTSNFDVQFTQEPAVLTPDDPHVIDNIDQSEFEGFEYVNPLLMSLEDCV